The Gaiella occulta genome has a window encoding:
- a CDS encoding glycosyltransferase family 39 protein codes for MTQSVEARTDGRPWTPAARSFASAHGVVAGVSVIVAVAAAFLLHQLMAWPPHEDETLALFVGRDSLGGVIDHVTRDRGGAPLHFLFAWGVAHAGFGLGGSRLVSAAFAVASLPLVALLAARLTERRTALVATALVACSWAFLFHGVYARMYSMFLFLSLLSFLGLLRALDRGGRAWLPWAAAILLAVAAHPYGALVLAAQGVYVLLARRDRLRPAVAAFAAVAVAGIPFWLTDLVLAGRFDVGVGGRGDKLGGPTAIVTYLWQTAGDFSAGWWPVLAVVLLLALAGLATVDPDARKLALCTTLVPVVAFLAARLGGSASPESRHLIFVLPLFAVLVAAGVTRLARRLPLAAAGIVVALLAAEVAWAWQRTPPLFEWEPAQRQAARAQAEAYLAATSRPDDLLFGYEPLFLGAWERNRAFADTVLPRADARLTLRVLRRQPRPLGRGIWILDASERNNLKPRLEIENRDPGPPGMFVTHAFGPFLVIETEAPVGTPDRYLAAAARAMLAGRALGIGDADVNLQTIERADRASRGYGPSLRSRSSNSR; via the coding sequence ATGACGCAGAGCGTCGAGGCACGGACGGACGGACGGCCGTGGACGCCGGCGGCGCGCTCGTTCGCCTCCGCGCACGGGGTCGTAGCCGGCGTCTCGGTGATCGTCGCCGTCGCGGCCGCGTTCCTCCTGCACCAGCTGATGGCGTGGCCGCCGCACGAGGACGAGACGCTCGCGCTGTTCGTCGGACGGGACTCGCTCGGAGGCGTGATCGACCATGTCACCCGCGATCGGGGCGGAGCGCCGCTTCACTTCCTGTTCGCCTGGGGTGTCGCCCACGCAGGCTTCGGGCTCGGTGGCTCGCGGCTCGTGTCGGCGGCGTTCGCGGTCGCGAGCCTCCCGCTCGTCGCCCTCCTCGCAGCACGGTTGACGGAACGGCGTACCGCGCTCGTCGCGACCGCGCTCGTCGCCTGCAGCTGGGCGTTCCTCTTCCACGGCGTCTACGCGCGCATGTACAGCATGTTCCTGTTCCTCTCGTTGCTGTCGTTCCTGGGGCTGCTGCGTGCGCTCGACCGTGGTGGGCGCGCGTGGCTTCCGTGGGCGGCGGCGATCCTCCTCGCCGTCGCCGCGCACCCGTACGGCGCTCTCGTGCTCGCCGCGCAGGGCGTCTACGTCCTGCTCGCCCGCCGCGACCGCCTGCGCCCGGCCGTCGCGGCGTTCGCGGCCGTCGCGGTGGCCGGGATCCCCTTCTGGCTGACCGACCTCGTGCTCGCAGGGCGCTTCGACGTCGGCGTGGGTGGCCGCGGCGACAAGCTCGGCGGCCCGACGGCGATCGTCACCTACCTGTGGCAGACGGCGGGCGACTTCAGCGCCGGGTGGTGGCCGGTGCTGGCCGTGGTGCTGCTGCTCGCCCTCGCGGGGCTCGCAACGGTCGACCCCGACGCACGGAAGCTCGCACTCTGCACCACGCTCGTACCGGTGGTCGCGTTCCTCGCCGCGCGGCTGGGCGGGTCTGCTTCCCCCGAGTCGCGGCACCTGATCTTCGTGCTGCCGCTCTTCGCCGTGCTCGTCGCTGCGGGCGTGACGCGGCTCGCGCGCCGGCTGCCCCTGGCCGCCGCCGGCATCGTCGTCGCGCTCCTCGCCGCCGAGGTGGCTTGGGCATGGCAGCGAACACCTCCCCTGTTCGAATGGGAGCCCGCGCAGCGCCAGGCAGCCCGTGCCCAGGCGGAGGCCTACCTCGCCGCCACGAGCAGGCCCGACGACCTGCTCTTCGGCTACGAGCCGCTCTTCCTGGGCGCGTGGGAGCGCAATCGCGCGTTCGCCGACACGGTGCTGCCGCGCGCCGACGCCCGCCTCACGCTCCGCGTGCTGCGGCGCCAGCCGCGACCGCTCGGCCGCGGCATCTGGATCCTCGACGCGAGCGAGCGCAACAACCTGAAGCCGCGTCTCGAGATCGAGAACCGCGATCCGGGGCCGCCGGGGATGTTCGTGACGCACGCGTTCGGACCGTTTCTCGTCATCGAGACCGAAGCGCCGGTCGGGACGCCCGACCGCTACCTCGCCGCCGCGGCGCGCGCGATGCTGGCGGGACGGGCGCTCGGCATCGGCGATGCCGACGTGAACCTGCAGACGATCGAGCGCGCCGACCGCGCGTCACGCGGCTACGGGCCGTCGCTGCGCTCGCGCTCGAGCAACTCGCGGTAG